CATGATGACACGGTTCACAAACAGGTCACTGAAGTGGAAAAGAAATGAAATATTCTGAATGAAagcattaccgtattggcctgaatataagacgagtttttttttttaattaaaataaaactgaTAAGAGGgtttcgtcttacattcggggtctagacaaagtcttttttcaaacttgagtcttgaaaaagagggggtcgttttATAATCggggtcatcttatattcgggccaatacggtattatgTCCTTTAATTGTGAGGCATGGAAATATAATAAGGAGAAATCACACCATCTGAGTTGTAACAGTACAATACTTTTAATTTCACAAAGGAAATCAAACAACAACGGTTTGAAttatttcaataatgatacacaTTTActtcatatattatttatttatgtgtatatATTTTGGATTAAATGTTCACAAATCCTCCTGCTGTGGACATTTGTGCTAAAATATATTACAAAATAGCAAATGTATACTAATTACAAATGTCTTTCGGGACCTCATGTTATTATTAACGGAGGGTTTGCTAATTAGGTAGTGTGAAGGCAAAGCGACAAATATTGTGACTACACTTCGCAGCCTGAGTCAACATGATCAAAACTGTGAAACCTCATTAGGATGTGtcacatatttttaaatatattcctgtgaatgagactttttttttatcaatggtACTGTAATACTACACAAGTGGGTACAGTTTGTGGATCTTATTTCCATGCCGGTTAAAATGTTTGACTCACATTTTACTGTTTTATAATgtacaaattaaaaataaatctcaGTTATGAGCAGAACGAATGAGCTGGTTTCCCTTCTCCAGTTCCcttgatattatttttttattcagtcaTTTTAACCTTCTTACAGTTGTAAAAATAAGTCACCACTGTTCAAATATCATACTGGTGTGTTTTCCAAGAGATTCACATAGATTTGTTAATCATCTGTCCCCCGAGCAACTTTATGGCTCAATATTGATTTAGACtttaaaaacaatacattttaCGCTCAATAAAAGTTAATAAGAGACATAAATAACTACCCAGGTATTTTTTTCCAtggtgcttgtcctcattaaggTCATGGGCGAGCGACCTTTGAGTGGTCAGCAATCAATTGCAATAAAATATTGtatattaatataaatatttatagACATATTTATACTCACACCTGCTTTTTGGAATGGATGGAGAGCAATCACAGGGGCGCATATAGCATATATTTATCCAGCCTTACCGAGTAGCGACCCTATAAGGATGAGAACCTGGACGGCAGTGGTGAAGTCCCGATAGGCTTGCTCCCGGATCAGCTGGTCCCGGTCGTCCAGCGCTGTCCCCTCAGCGGGTGGATGGCTGGAGGAATTGAGGACACTCGGCCAGATATGAGCAGCTGTCATGTTGGCTGCGCCGTCTCCGACCATTGCAGCCCAACTCCCACTATCCATATCGTgatccagcttttttttttattattctgaaCGCTTCAACGGAAACATTGTAGGACGCAGCGATTGGAGAGCATGGCCAAGATTGCAGCAAAATTcgaaatgaagaaaaaacattttttgcatCAATGAGTGCAAAAGAAAGCAATCATGTATGTCCATGCGCATCGGAGTGCGCGGATGGATCCGATATGTCCATTTCGTAGATTTAGCTTCTTCTCGTTCTTTCTGTTGTTGCCAGACTCCTGCTGCACCGTGAGAGGTTGCCCATTGGTCGACTGGCTGGTGTGGAGATCCCACGAATAATGAATATTTCACAACGCGACACGCGCGACTGGcacggaggggaggggggcgtgAAGGGggcgctcctcctcctctatGATACCAAAATTGCAGATTGATGCACTTCAAATCGTGATATTATTAAAGTTTTTCTTTGTCGTGActatttcttttatttaatgTAAATTACTGAACGGCCTGTCAATTTTAAGTCATGTTCCATATGTAATCAATACAGTAACTGTTACTGTATTGATTATGGTTGGCTAAGGTTTAGCTTGACTTGTTGACTCGCTCAAAGAAATATTATTACCTTGTTCTGTTTGTTCTCTCACAGCAGCTTGCGACATTCCTCTTTGGTTTGTGCAAATGGCCGAAATACGACGCACACACAAAGATAGGGACAGTTAACACGATGATCATTTTCTTAGTTGATCTTGAATTCAAATAGCATCAACTTTTAGATCTTTATTAAATCATCATagttgcattgacctaattttgtgCAAAATATGTTGGAGGCTTAGCACGCAAATGCTTGCTAGTAAGTGCTCATGGTGTTTAAGTGTCTCTTAAGGAAGTCTTGGACTCGCTCCCACAGGTCCAGCTGAGCTGCCGAGTGGGCTTTTGGCTCCCCACCAAAGGCCACCGCTCTTCCCACTGCAGCATGGAAGGAAGACGGACAAAACGGCATGTGAGGAACTTCCAAAAAGTGTCCAGCCTTGGGGTAAGAAACCACTTGAAAGGATTCTTTGCCGTGGCTTTTTAAAATCTCAGCGGCTtgtttggcaaaaaaaacactgtTCCAGTTGCGGTCTTCTTCGGAAACagcaaacaggaagtggcaGTCGGCCTTCTCTATGGGAATCAAAGACGCTCGATTTTTTTTCAGGCTTGGATCTGGCGTGACATCACGGATATCAATCAGCCAAGATTTCCTAATTCTTGCTTTCCAAAGAACAGGTCGGAGTGGCGGTATAACAATATCTTTGTAATGTAGTGGAATCACAGTATTTCCATTGCAGCCATTTATACAAACAGTTGCAGAGATTCCGGAAAAATAGGACGCCATTGATAATGCCAAAGCAACACTATGCGACATTGATACCACGCCTATCCCAGGACCTCGAACCTGCAAAACAAAAGACACAGAACACTGTAACGTGTTATCAAAATCACATCTCTCATTTACTAACCTCTGGATGTTTCTGGACAAAGTTTACAGCCTCTTCAAAGTATTCCAAATCCAAGTTCTTAGGATTTTTGGGTAAATCTTGGTAGCCATAATAGGCTAGTGCTAACACAACAAAACCTTTGTTTGCCAAGAGGCTGGCTCGCTGCTCATTAAGGCCTCCGCCTAAAGTATATAAATCGATAATTCCAGGAAATGGCCCTGTCCCTGAAATTATACAAGAGAATAAACGAAGTCAGGGTGGAAAAAATACTGATATAGTAGTCGAGTAATTAAATAGCCCTGCttgacaaactacacaaacctgGTGGTATGAAGAGGACTCCTCGCACCCGTCCTTCTCGCACCGGAATTCTCCTCATGCCCTCCATCATGTATTCTCTCTCATTGGTTTCAGAGACTAACATCTCCCCTGTGCCACTATTGTGTACTGCTATCTCCACGAGAGTTGGGGTCAGTACGTTTTTCTTCACAAGTTTTTTGTGGGGGGTTTCTGGCGCCATGGACCACCATAAACCCATAGGCTCCACTCCAGTGTAGCTTCCTCCGAGAGAGGGGCCGCTACTCACATCTACCAGACCTTTTTCATCTGATTGGTAGAGGGCAGAGGCTTTGAAAATCACCCCTTTGTCGTCGACTAACCTTGACCTTAATTCCACTTGTTTGTGGGGTGCGAGACCTTCAACTTTGACTTGAACCAGTTTGTCAAACAGACAGCGGACACCGGGGAGGATTTTGAGGCGGATCTGAGCCATTAAAGATTCAAGTCAGATTTGTGCTTTCGTTGTCGTTGCCACAGCGTCTGTCAAAACAATCAAGATGACACATTTGAGTAGCTATCTTTGCCTACGTTAGGAAAAGagtaaaggtcaaaggtgcaaaCACTCTTTTCattatgcattttcaaaatcggATTGGAACTACAGTAGTTGAAACAACAAATGAGTAAACGAAATAGATTTAATGATATACTAAGCATTTTAAACGGTCTTtgcaattttaaataaataagtcatTTGTAAATTATTTTATACAAATTGTTTGAACATTATTTAATGCATTTAATATGCCGGACGTGCATTAATACAATATCTAAACAATTTCCCTGATATATTTATGTTGATCAACGTCTCCTTTGCTTACAAATGAAATTTTGATCCCGCTCAAGAGCATAAACAAAGACCGCAGTGATGTAACTGGGTTAAAGTTCATGCTCGCGCAGTCCACTACCGTTTTGTTGGACTAGTTAGAAGAAACTCAGGGAAAAGTCACAACTAGTTTTGCAGTCTTGCAGAACGTCTTaagattgatttgcatggaaaacatgcAAGTTAAAACTTAATGATCGTTGTTTTGCTTCGTTCGAGGGAAGATTTAAACAGAGACGCGCATCGAAAGCCTCGCAAACACACACCCTCAAATACCTCTCCTTGCAAAAGCAATAAAATCATACCttttaaaaacataaatatTGGTGGCAAAGTGAAAGCACAGTGCAACGGAAGCTTGGAAGGAACCACTTAAGAGAAAAAAGGTGTATTTTCCGAAACGCTCCTAttactttttttgtttaaatagTTGGAAGGGTTTACTTTATTTTCATCAACACGACTTGAAGAAACGTCTTATTTTGGAACCTAAATTATTATAGGGGAATCAACGTTTGTGTTGTTTAATCAAGGTGACAGTGGTACGCACCCGGAAATATGAAACCGGTcagaaataataatattttgtacACTTAATTTATATTCGTTTCAACGTAGACTAAAAtgacccctccttttttttaatcattatttttttgggttctttaaaaaaaaaaatcgtagcTCAAAAATAAACACTCGCTACTTTTTGCTGAGTATTCTTGGTAGCCGCTAGAGAGCAGCATTGTCTGTAATATCTATAATTAATGTCTAAAAATGTCTTTCTTTAGTCTGGACATTTTTGGGGCACTGACACGATAGCAGTGCATTGAAATAGGATTATAATAAATCTAAAATTACCCAATAAATGAGTGTAATTGCCGTAAAAATAACAGTACATACAATAATTTACAAAGACAAAAGCTGTTCATACATTGGTATTATTTAAAATTGTCATCCCTTTGTGTTTCGCtcatttttctttgtctttAAATGCTTTTACGCTGAAAGGTCTCGCTTTAATTTTGAAGGATGACTTGACAGATTAGGACACGCCCTTTTCACGGAGTAGCCATGGAAACCGCGCGAGAGCTAGGCAGCTGGTCGAGTTCTCACACTGCGAGTGTTTCCGCTCACCTAAAATAAAGAACTGGCGACCCGATCCCAGCCGAGGACAAGGAAACAACAGCTCGTCGCGGGGGAAATACAACGACAGAGACGACACcatttcttcattttttccGTCACCTCACTGCGTCGTGTGTGTTCGCTTACACTACGGTTAAATGCGTCGAATGTGAATAAAGGAGGAGCGCTCGTCGCTGGTTACCTATTGTCGGTAAgtcgttttttattttacataccAAGCAGGGAAAGGCCATTACGAGAGCTGCATTtggtccattttttttaaacaaaataaaatctagTATTTATAAAGTTGCTACTACATTACTGTTAATTAAACTAGACCAAAACAGCGATACAACAATGCTGTCATTAATccactgtttttattttctgatCGCTTTTTTTGTGCTTTGAGCGTGTGTTCATACatacgtgcgtgtgcgtgtgcgtgttttcTCAGCAACCCATCACGTTCTTTGTTTAAATATCTCGCAGTACATTTGCACGTGTCCAAGcgtgtgacttgacttgacttgactgactgCTGCGAAGGCGGCTGGACGTCTCCTGCGAATTGGAAGTGATTTGTTCTAGTGTTGACATTGGTGGGGTTGCTCATGTGTTCCCCCCCTAACACCACTGTCCTTTTGTTCCATGAATACAGTGTGAGTCCGTTTCCTCTTTGCTGGAAAGGACAAAAAAACGTCACGCACTTACCGTACTCGAGGATGGAAGTGATTACTGTCTGTCTGGTTCTAATGTAATAAtgacaaaggaaaaaaggagAAGAACGCAACAAACTTAAGGGCGACTTTGGGTATGATGAAATGGTCTTCAGATTGTGCCAAAGGTTATTTTTTTCTGGTATAGTGGAACTTAAGGTTGAACAAAATGATGGTTGGTCTGCAGCTTGGTCTTGGATGAAACTGTCGGCCCAACTTATAAGTGGCATTTTAAAATTTATCAAAGTGGAAAGTTTATGAATATTTCATCTCCCCCTAGTCTCTCCAGTGTGCATTCTAAAATGAGTAATTAAACGCAGCCCAAGTttatttctggaaaaaaaaaaaactaacgtaAATACCGTGTGACGTCATTTTGACGGACTGTTTTGTGCGGTTGTGCGTGACGTCACAGACGCATTCCATTCGCATCATTTGTTTTCGAAATGTGAATAAAAAGATTCTAATTTCGAATTTGGCATAATGTGtatataaaaatacacacacatacatacacatcatAATATTGCACTGTGGTTTGACACCTCTGCGCCCAGACTTtgaacaaaagttttttttttttttttttggtctggctTCAGCCTTCCTCTTTTCATACTTGTCAGCATTGGCTAATGATACACtacttttttgctttttatgCAACGTTTGCATTGGTTCACTTCATACCAATCACAAAGAGTGACTCGTCCGTGCCGTGCAAAGCTTCATCTTTGCGTTCCATCCACAGGCCTCCACCAACTGCGGTAGCGTTGGGGCCTATCGGGTGGAAATACGTATCCTCTCGGCTGTTTCTTTGGCACAATGACTGCTTTCTGTCCTTGCCTGTGCTGCTTCTGCTTTCCTTGGACCGCTTGCATTCACGGAGCTGCAGGCAGCTGAAAAGCTGCGGTAACAGCCTGCTGGTTGGGTGCTTGTCAGACTGGTGGTGTCTGAAGTGGACAGTTAACTAGTTTAACATCTTATACCATTATTTGTTCGACCATTAATTTAGTCATAAAAACAGTTATAGAAACACGTCAGATGTCAACATCACATGGAAGATCCTGCAACAAATTAAACTGTTTTATAGTTCCAACAATTTACATCATTGGTTGGAAGAGCCTAAATGCATTAAACAAACGTATATTTATATCGATTTGGTCGTTTGAGGTGTTTGTTTACACAGTTCTTTGACCTTTATTGTATACATACTAAATGGTTGATGATTGACTCGTATCGGGATTTTAAATGGTTACATTCCATTTTTCCGATTTTATTTAGTGTCGCTGTAAGTAGTCGTCTTGCTATTCTGCAATGCACAATGGCGCAACAACTTTAGCGATAGCATCAGCGGCTAACAGGATGAAGTGAGGTGTTATTGATATACTCCCACCATGCCCGATAATCATTACGGTGATGTAATTACACGTGGCGTGCGAATAGATTAGAACGTTGATTTACCGGACATGTTTTTGGTTTAGCAAGTTTGTGGTTAGCGTCCTCCAACATGCTGAGATGGGATGTTGAGAGGATATTAAAATGCAGCTCAAGCACTTTAATCATATGCTCAAATCCTGCTTCCAAAACGACACAGCGCTGCATATTTCTCATGGTAACCCCCCCCCAAATGCTTTAGTTATAGATGCCACCCTGCGTGAACCTGCATGAAAACACAATTTAAATAAAGTGGCAAGTgggagtctgtttttttttttttctcatttcttcgtgcactgTCAGCAAACATATGCTGGCTCAAACAAGGGCTGTCACAAGTCTTTTTAGAATCTATCATTTCTTCACTTTTGCATTCGATACCTCATCGTGTAGTTCATGACTTATCTGAATGTGCGAAATTAATTAACATGCTTAACTCTTCACTTTGCAAACATCGAGGCCGCTCAATATTACGATGACCTCCCCAAGAGCGCAAGCTTTCATTCCAAATGCCTTCCCAGCAGAATCTTgaaaagcttttattttttttctccatttgacTTTAGATTGTCCTTAATATTGgaattacagtgatccctcgctacttcgcgtttcgtttatcgcggcttcactacatcgtggatttttttccaaataaaacatttaaaagtcaaattaaaacttctaaattgaggaaacttgtctaacctttaggacaatgtagtattgctccaaatgttcgtttatgttccgttttcgtgtgttagcatgatcgcgaattagcatctttccttagcctccccagtacttcttgttagtGACCACACTTCGTGGATTTCACTCATCgcaggtggtttttggaaccgattatccgcgataaacgagggattactctaCTTTTCTTCACAGTTTATCTCAACTGCAATGCCTCCGAATCCAACCCAGATCAGAGTCTAACTGTCTTTGTGTTTTTCACACAACATGGTA
This genomic stretch from Syngnathus scovelli strain Florida chromosome 20, RoL_Ssco_1.2, whole genome shotgun sequence harbors:
- the acot20 gene encoding acyl-coenzyme A thioesterase 1, producing the protein MAQIRLKILPGVRCLFDKLVQVKVEGLAPHKQVELRSRLVDDKGVIFKASALYQSDEKGLVDVSSGPSLGGSYTGVEPMGLWWSMAPETPHKKLVKKNVLTPTLVEIAVHNSGTGEMLVSETNEREYMMEGMRRIPVREGRVRGVLFIPPGTGPFPGIIDLYTLGGGLNEQRASLLANKGFVVLALAYYGYQDLPKNPKNLDLEYFEEAVNFVQKHPEVRGPGIGVVSMSHSVALALSMASYFSGISATVCINGCNGNTVIPLHYKDIVIPPLRPVLWKARIRKSWLIDIRDVTPDPSLKKNRASLIPIEKADCHFLFAVSEEDRNWNSVFFAKQAAEILKSHGKESFQVVSYPKAGHFLEVPHMPFCPSSFHAAVGRAVAFGGEPKAHSAAQLDLWERVQDFLKRHLNTMSTY